Below is a genomic region from Trichomycterus rosablanca isolate fTriRos1 chromosome 15, fTriRos1.hap1, whole genome shotgun sequence.
tagtcTGGCTCCCGAAACTAACTcgtatgttttaaaatgttcttttaaaataTCAAGCTCTTGTTGATCTTTTATTATTACGGTGATATCATCTGCATATGCTGAAATTTTAACTAAGTTATTGGGATCTAGTTGAATacctttgatttttttattatttttaattaattttaaaagtgGACTAATTGCCAAAATGTATAGGGCAGAACTCAGGGGACAACCTTGTTTTACTCCTCTATGACAGCTAAAATTATGTGTTAAAACACCGTTAACATTTATTTGTACTTCCGACTTTGCATAAAGCAGCTTTATCATTTGGATGAAATTTTCTGGAAAGCCATAGTTTTCTAATACATGCCATAGATATTCTCTTGAGACGTAgtcaaaagcttttttctgatcTAATGCTACtatgaaataatttttatttttttcatttgttagtATATCTCTTATAGTGCTTAGGTTATCCCACATGAATCGCCCTTTTATAGCACACGTTTGTTCTTGTtctacaattttatttaaaaattcgttcattctattaattaaaatttttgctaatattttataatctacATTAGTTACACTGATTTGTCTCCAATTATCTAAATTGTATTGATCACCCTTTTTGAAtattaaatttattatggtATGATAAAAGGAATCATGCATTTTTCTTGATTGCAAACCTTCATTGAATACTTTCTCCAAAAGATCTATCaagtcattacaaaatattTGATAGAATTCAGCAGGGAGGCCATCTGACCCTGGAGTTTTCTCTTTATTTAGTTGTCTTATGGCTAATTCTATTTCTTCCTTTGTAAATGGTTTTTCTAAGTGTTCTaaattttctatattatttttagGAAAAAGTTTCAAGAATTTTATAATTTGAGCTTCATCAATATGTTCTTttttatatgcagtttcacattTTTCCTGTATTAAATTACGTATTTCATTATTGGTTTTTATAATTTTGCCATCTTTATTTCGAATACCCGAtatatatttcttttctttctttgaagtgttttattacagtatttacatttcCCATGTAGCTGGAGTCAAAACCAGCTTGTATTTGGGTACTTAGaaaaatgtcattatttatttttgcgaTTTCCGATTTTAcctcttttaatttattttcttcttcatAATTTCGATTTGATATAGTTTGCAAACTTACGTAGTCAAGGGTTAACTGCTTATAATATTCGTTTCTGCGAAAGTtaagttctttacatttacgcTTAAAAAAGGTTcttatttgactttttaaaaaacactCCATAGTTCTATATTTGACttagttaaaacatttaattgctTAATTCGATTAATTTCTTCCTTCACTTCTATTATTAAATTTGGGTTTTTTAGGCATGATGTATTTAATTTCCAATATCCTTTATTCTCATATTTccctatatttattttaacgcTCACTGCTAAATGGTCAGAGTCTACTAAATATTCTGTTGTATAGttaataatttgtatattttttgatGTGTATATTCTATCAATTCGTGTATTAACTATCTTATCAAAACGTGTAAAACCCATTCGATTTGGATGTAATTGTTTAAAGACATCATTTAGTTCAGATGATTCACAGATCTTTTTTAATAGATTTCCCTCCCTACTTATTGGAGTATCCTTAAACGGGATTCTATCTTTtaaatcagtaattgtattgaAGTCCCCACATAAGATTACGGGAAAcccaatatttaaaaattctgACATTTTGTGAAAAATTCTTATTTTACCGGCGCGATCTGAAGGCGTGTATATATTAATTACTCTGattttttgattttgaaaaaaaCAATCTACTAAAAGAATTCTACCTGGAATTATTTGTCTAACTTTAATAATTTCAACaggttgtttaaaaaatattcccACTCCATCAGCTTTATTTTCTCCAATGGACAAGAAACATTTACTTGGTGACCATAATTTTTGTACTTTATTCATGTCGTTTAAGCTAACTAGTCTTAATTCCTGTGCACATATTATGTCACAACGTTTAAGCTTTAACTGAttaattttttgtatttgatttttttccgATTGAATCCCTCTTACATTAATTGAAATTATGTTAAGTGACATTCTAACAACCAAAATCCATATACTTATTATACGGTAAAggacctttttttatttattattttatttattaatcatgtATTTTCTTTTGTCCTTTTACCTAAATTACTGTCAGGGGGAGAATTTCTTTTacgtcttttattttttattaatttaggtGAGAGAGTAGAGCTTTGTACAACATTTTCTGTTGAGTTATCTATATTACCTTGAACATTATCATTTGATAGAGGCTTTAAAGTCGAAGGTTTAATCGAAATCTTCTTGGTTGGAGCAGGAGGGCTCGTGAGTTCATCACTTGCTGTGGTGGTGGAGGAAGAAGAGTCTGTTTCATCAGAGCTGGTCGATGAGCTAGAAGTGTCGGAGTCCGATGTTTTGTTTCCCTCGGGTTCGATGTTCTTTTCTTGTTGCTTCTTATCTTCATTGTTGGTTTCAATTGTAGTTGTTAAAGGCTCTTGTGTGCAGACTTCCTGTAGCGGATTTGTTTCTAGAGAAGACGGAGGGTTGATCACTTGCACAGATTGATTTTGTTGGCTTTGAGAACCTTTAATTTTGTTACTGTAGGAGTAAGGGCAATTGAAGAAAGTGTGACCTTTGTTGCATAGATTACAGATTTCTGTGCTTTTGCAGTCTTTTCCTTTATGACCATGCTGTCCGCACTTCCAGCACTTAAGTATGTCACAGTCTTTAACATGATGTAATGTTGAGGAGCAGATGTAGCAACTCTTGCTTTGCCCCGGGTAAGTTATGCTGCCATTGTAAGGCCCCATTGAGATGGTATTTGGAATAGTCATTGTGTTGCCATCAGGAGTTTTTTTTATCCTAATTTTGAATTTGCGAACGCCATACCATATTCCAAATTGATCAACGGGCTTGTAAACTTGTAAGATTTCTCCAAACCTCTTTATATATTGTTCCACATCGCCATCAGCAACACGTCCAGTCCAGAATTTAACAACTATGAATTTAATATCATTAGGGACAGAAGAAATCAGTTCCCAGTTCTTCCAGAAGCCCGTGCCAGTAAGGTGGGGAGGACACACGCGGGAGCATGTGTTAGCGTCCTTTGTTCTTTTAATGTCCGTTTGTTGGTCGCTGTTTCACAGGAAAGCTTTCGTCGTCAGATGTTTAACATGTGAAAGAGTTGTTAgcataagaaaaacaaaagtgggtcaaactgtgccaaatcaatgtgcggatcatgatccgccgaagaGCTGACCCCGCAACCGAGCGGGAAAAAGGCccaggagaagaagaagattgtcatgtgtttgtaaatacatcttttcggatgcaacaactctttttatatgtgtgttcagTTTTAATCTGAGAAGCAGCCTTTGAAAATGGGTATCGTTGAGTGTCATCTTTGTCTGAAGTACCTTTCGTGGTTGACCCAGCACCTAAAAAGGATTTGCAGTTCTCCCAGGGGCTTTAGTAAAGTTTAGTGCTTGAAATTCTAAGTGCTGACCTTAAGAAAACATGGcaagtctgcatggattttgctCGAATCGTTGTccagaaaaaaaatactttggaATGCCTGAACGGTTCCAAATTTGAGTATGTTTATCTAGAGCCTCTGATGACAATGTAGCCGAAATTTTGGACTCGTCTGACCTTTCTAGAGCCTGTTTGGACACGTTCCAATTCCAATATATTCCCATTCAAATCCCATAATAACTTTTTGGACACCACTTGGGCCGTTTGACTTAAAACTCAACTATGTGGGCAGTCAACACCTCTAGAAGTAGTCTGAAAAATCTGAAAGCTCTAGGTCCACATGAAGATTTTTAAGGCCTTTCAGTATTTCTCCTCCTTCACTGAGAAAGGCATAAGGCCAAGGTGcaagtctgcatggattttgctCGAATCGTTGCCCCAATAAAAAATACTTCGGAATGCCCGAACGCTTCCAAATTTGAGTATGTTTATCTGGAGCCTATGTCGACAATGTCGCCAAAATTTCGGACCCATCGGACCTTGCTACCCCGTTTGGACACGTCCAAATCCCAATTTATTCCCATTCAGATTCTTACACGCTCTATGTAACACTGCTTTGAAAGGTCCGATTGACTCAAAACTCGAATGTGTGGGCTGTGGACACCTCTAGAAGCAGTGTGAAAAATCTGGAAGCCCTAGGTCCACTTGAACATTTTTAAGGCCTTCCTGTGTTTCTTTTGCCTGACTTTGAACCATTTCTAAAGGTTCCAGAACCTCTAGGACAACAAAACTTGTTTGCATTACAAACTACGAGTTTTCCCGAGTGTAACCATACCAAATTTGTCTACCTAAGTGcccaataaacatgttaatttagtaGCTAAACGTTATAAAAACGTTAGCTCAAGCTGCTGGTGTCAAACAGCATCTACTCATCGAGACAAATCTATTGATATGTGTATCTTGCATGTTGACCACCGGGAAGTATGAAAAACGAGTGTCATTAGCATTCGGTTGCTAACAAAGGCCTCATAGGCTTGGCGGGAATAAACAGTCAAACACTGACACCGGGACTCGATTGAATCGTAATCTAGGAGTCCTCCCGAGTGCATGGGTACCAAATTTGTCCAACAAAGTGCCcgataaacatgttaatttagtaaaaaaattaattacataataaaaaacggGGCGATTTTCGGCAATTTCCAGCGGAATTAGCTGCCGTTTCTGGTGTCAAATGACATCTACTCATCAAGACGAATCCATTGGTATGTGTTTCGTGTCTGTAGACCCTTGGGAAGTGTGAAAAATAAGCATTTGGGCCTTCACTACTGTATGCTGCTTATGGGACCCCACTCAAGTATTCAATATATTGCAAATGGGATGACTTTTCActgtccaaaagctgtatatttTTCATGCCTTTATTATACTGGAAATGGGatgagtttatttttatttttatttggtccaAAACCAGTATAGTATGACCAAAACCCTTAAGAGATTTTTTGGTccaatttttttctttgtttctctgaTCTTTTTCAAACTTGCACCATAGGTTGGGGAGGTGGAGACTTAGAGAGGAGCGCAGATTTGGAAGTCCTACCTCGCTCCAAACCTGAGATCTGACATTCCCATTTCCAATATATCGCATAGGTAAAAAATatagtggcggctgctggtctttcaaagaggggaagctcattgtcggcttacatcataaaatttgtcaatttatttatatataaatgtataaattctcccctttgttagttttcaagaaaatggcctgaaatgggttgcagtttgtcttccgacttcactcgcaaaatctgcgatggtactgaagctcccagcgacagctgtcaatcaaaacgggattc
It encodes:
- the LOC134328422 gene encoding histone H2A.v1-like, producing MTIPNTISMGPYNGSITYPGQSKSCYICSSTLHHVKDCDILKCWKCGQHGHKGKDCKSTEICNLCNKGHTFFNCPYSYSNKIKGSQSQQNQSVQVINPPSSLETNPLQEVCTQEPLTTTIETNNEDKKQQEKNIEPEGNKTSDSDTSSSSTSSDETDSSSSTTTASDELTSPPAPTKKISIKPSTLKPLSNDNVQAVIEEKTGGKTRAKAKTRSSRAGLQFPVGRVHRLLRKGNYAERVGAGAPVYLAAVLEYLTAEILELAGNAARDNKKSRIIPRHLQLAVRNDEELNRLLGGVTIAQGGVLPNIQAVLLPKKTEKAAKAK